The Pyrus communis chromosome 2, drPyrComm1.1, whole genome shotgun sequence genome includes a window with the following:
- the LOC137726752 gene encoding uncharacterized protein isoform X3: protein MHELDEKAPSLICKAKKNSADLDSRKMTKSSFKQAHEFEKRRAESHSGIQPSVPLMISHTLSLISEQYEAAQALCALNQWQSSRATNPGSFNNSVAGQQVVLETVARVKSKKN, encoded by the exons ATGCATGAACTAGATGAGAAGGCACCATCTCTTATCTGCAAAGCGAAGAAGAACTCAGCAGATT TAGATAGTAGAAAAATGACCAAAAGTAGCTTCAAGCAAGCACATGAGTTTG AGAAGAGACGTGCTGAGTCTCACTCCGGCATTCAGCCCTCCGTTCCTCTCATGATCTCTCACACCCTCTCTCTAATTTCAGAACAATATGAAGCAGCTCAAGCTCTCTGTGCATTGAATCAATGGCAGTCATCTAGAG CAACTAATCCTGGAAGTTTCAATAACAGCGTCGCTGGCCAGCAG GTGGTACTAGAAACAGTTGCAAGAGTAAAGTCGAAGAAAAATTAG
- the LOC137726752 gene encoding uncharacterized protein isoform X2 has protein sequence MHELDEKAPSLICKAKKNSADYSRKMTKSSFKQAHEFEKRRAESHSGIQPSVPLMISHTLSLISEQYEAAQALCALNQWQSSRGTVYILEFMIQLETTMTYQRVLDIHTKQQLILEVSITASLASRWY, from the exons ATGCATGAACTAGATGAGAAGGCACCATCTCTTATCTGCAAAGCGAAGAAGAACTCAGCAGATT ATAGTAGAAAAATGACCAAAAGTAGCTTCAAGCAAGCACATGAGTTTG AGAAGAGACGTGCTGAGTCTCACTCCGGCATTCAGCCCTCCGTTCCTCTCATGATCTCTCACACCCTCTCTCTAATTTCAGAACAATATGAAGCAGCTCAAGCTCTCTGTGCATTGAATCAATGGCAGTCATCTAGAG GTACGGTTTACATTCTGGAATTCATGATTCAATTGGAAACCACAATGACATATCAACGTGTGTTGGATATTCATACGAAACAA CAACTAATCCTGGAAGTTTCAATAACAGCGTCGCTGGCCAGCAG GTGGTACTAG
- the LOC137726752 gene encoding uncharacterized protein isoform X1 translates to MHELDEKAPSLICKAKKNSADLDSRKMTKSSFKQAHEFEKRRAESHSGIQPSVPLMISHTLSLISEQYEAAQALCALNQWQSSRGTVYILEFMIQLETTMTYQRVLDIHTKQQLILEVSITASLASRWY, encoded by the exons ATGCATGAACTAGATGAGAAGGCACCATCTCTTATCTGCAAAGCGAAGAAGAACTCAGCAGATT TAGATAGTAGAAAAATGACCAAAAGTAGCTTCAAGCAAGCACATGAGTTTG AGAAGAGACGTGCTGAGTCTCACTCCGGCATTCAGCCCTCCGTTCCTCTCATGATCTCTCACACCCTCTCTCTAATTTCAGAACAATATGAAGCAGCTCAAGCTCTCTGTGCATTGAATCAATGGCAGTCATCTAGAG GTACGGTTTACATTCTGGAATTCATGATTCAATTGGAAACCACAATGACATATCAACGTGTGTTGGATATTCATACGAAACAA CAACTAATCCTGGAAGTTTCAATAACAGCGTCGCTGGCCAGCAG GTGGTACTAG
- the LOC137726752 gene encoding uncharacterized protein isoform X4 — translation MRRHHLLSAKRRRTQQIRRAESHSGIQPSVPLMISHTLSLISEQYEAAQALCALNQWQSSRGTVYILEFMIQLETTMTYQRVLDIHTKQQLILEVSITASLASRWY, via the exons ATGAGAAGGCACCATCTCTTATCTGCAAAGCGAAGAAGAACTCAGCAGATT AGACGTGCTGAGTCTCACTCCGGCATTCAGCCCTCCGTTCCTCTCATGATCTCTCACACCCTCTCTCTAATTTCAGAACAATATGAAGCAGCTCAAGCTCTCTGTGCATTGAATCAATGGCAGTCATCTAGAG GTACGGTTTACATTCTGGAATTCATGATTCAATTGGAAACCACAATGACATATCAACGTGTGTTGGATATTCATACGAAACAA CAACTAATCCTGGAAGTTTCAATAACAGCGTCGCTGGCCAGCAG GTGGTACTAG